Proteins from a single region of Pungitius pungitius chromosome 4, fPunPun2.1, whole genome shotgun sequence:
- the tssc4 gene encoding U5 small nuclear ribonucleoprotein TSSC4 has translation MYNLHQDLSQTEEQCAGTWPPQCESADQRTHNNNNNNNRSQHLVIDLSKLLSPVVKMCDQKNSGETLNREDEDELSASDDSDPEEIPSSAPFDPELDDDDDDDDDGGEVEIFAPTSGHIAQTPFNLKGGSSAFSNRSHSIFECLDSVARLASSSMSQDNSTDGVFARPLPPKSLRKTSQPQSICPTPAKKRGVPDYLVHPDRWTHYNLEDVEETSDQDNRKAAHQFLSSLQQRKQQQESQSDPPFNVQQKMLFSRPGKLPKEQPSDQRLAVSGKEKETRLSHLVEEVEDEEGTEKEMAGRRPTDQSVEEENDLRGAVAPPVENKRVQTETFEEEKMEEAKPAFVPFRKTKRVNYRQSAGRDDN, from the exons ATGTATAATCTACATCAAG ATTTATCTCAAACAGAGGAGCAGTGTGCTGGGACTTGGCCTCCTCAGTGTGAGTCTGCAGACCAACGgacccacaacaacaacaacaacaacaacagaagccaACACCTG GTCATTGATTTAAGCAAGCTGCTCAGCCctgttgttaaaatgtgtgaTCAGAAAAATAGCGGAGAGACACTAAAcagggaggatgaggatgagctGTCAGCCAGTGATGACTCTGACCCTGAAGAAATACCCAGCAGTGCTCCCTTCGACCCAGAgctggacgacgacgacgatgatgatgatgatggcgggGAGGTTGAGATTTTCGCTCCAACTTCTGGACACATAGCTCAGACTCCTTTCAATCTGAAAGGAGGGAGCTCAGCTTTCTCCAACCGCAGCCACAGTATCTTTGAATGCCTGGACAGTGTTGCCCGGCTGGCCTCCTCCTCTATGAGCCAAGATAACAGCACAGATGGAGTGTTTGCTCGTCCTCTGCCTCCAAAGTCCCTGAGGAAAACAAGCCAGCCTCAGTCCATCTGCCCCACACCAGCAAAGAAGAGAGGGGTCCCGGACTACTTGGTGCACCCTGACCGATGGACCCACTACAATCTGGAAGATGTGGAAGAGACTAGCGACCAGGACAACAGAAAGGCGGCTCACCAATTTCTGTCCAGTctgcagcagaggaagcagcagcaggagagccaGAGTGACCCTCCTTTTAACGTTCAGCAGAAGATGCTCTTCTCCAGACCCGGCAAGCTGCCAAAGGAACAACCTTCTGATCAGCGTTTGGCTGTCAGCGGCAAAGAGAAGGAGACACGGCTCAGTCATCTAGTCGAGGAGGTCGAGGATGAGGAGGgcacagagaaagagatggcTGGAAGAAGACCTACAGACCAGAGTGTCGAGGAAGAAAACGACCTGAGGGGAGCTGTTGCTCCACCAGTGGAGAATAAACGGGTGCAGACAGAAACAttcgaggaggagaagatggaagaGGCCAAACCAGCCTTTGTTCCCTTCAGGAAGACGAAGCGTGTGAACTACAGACAGAGCGCTGGGCGAGACGACAACTGA